GTGGAACGTGACAACGTAACAACGACAATTTAACCAGATCACAACACCGGCGTAGCAGAAAGGACAGAATAGTTTTTTTTCCTGTACTCTACTTTCCCTCCTTAATGAATGCTCCACCCATTCGGGATATCCGTAAAATTTAAAAGGTTTTAGCATCGGCAAAAGTTTGTGCAGATCAACAAGCGACGCGATCAGCGCAATTTACTTTGACAATGCAAGTTTTTCAACAGATGTGACAATTTCATAAAATATTCATAATATATCCAAGTTTATTTCGTTTCGACATTCTAGCACAGCTTCACTGTTCGTGCATAACGTCTATGTTTCATCGGAAAATGGGAATGTGCAGCGCAACAATGATGTCCGCGCAACTCAGTTGACTTCCTTCCTGTAAGGTCACACAGTATTTCCGCGATCGAATCCTCTCCTTGAAAATCACAACAACAGACAGCTGTTGTAAGATGTCGGATGGTTATGCAGAAATAGAAGGTCCCCTGGATACTAAACATGCCGGGGACCAAATGAAAGCAATTTTGAGAAGGTGCAGAGGACGCCCTAGGCTTACAGACACTGATCGAGCACAGAGACGACTTGAATCTCGAAAGAAGTACGATGTGAGGCGAGTCTACCTCGGAGAGTCACACAAGGTCTGGAGTGAGCTTCGCCGGCGAACGAGTTTGAGTGACGCTGGACTTGCAGAGTACCTGATCCTACTCAACTCAACATACGGGGAGCGATATCAGCAAAAATACGGCGGGTAGATCTACGTTCTATGTTGATTTATGCATTCGTATTTACTAGCCAGTTGATTACAATGCCAGCCAAAAGGCCCGCTGGACCTCCTTGTCTCTGGTGATCCTAACTAGTCCTAATACACGTTATTGTTCTCAGTTGATTTGAGTTTAACCCATCTATGCCCCTTCCCTGTCAACAATTGTATGACATTGTATTCATAGCCACAATGTCACAGTAACGTTGTCACGTTTATCCTGTTTGCTGCCAGAAAGAAGATTACTCCCGAATCATGCATGACACAGAGGAGAGGTTAGTGATGCTGCGATAATAccgcagtgtgtgtttgtgtgtgtctcaacgCAGTCACCAGTCAGTATACCGAGGAGTTTTACTGTCTCACCAGTCATGTCTGTTTGCTCTCTGTCCTGTAGTCAAGAAGGAGAGGGTTTCCAGTCTTCGTAGCCTGGTCAGCTGGTACCAGGACCACTTGCTAACCTGCCCGCATGAACCACAGCTCAAAACACTGGAGCCCCAGCCAGGCTTCTCCACACTGGCTGTCTGGCAGTGTGATGGCGACCACTCATTTGTGCAGTACCTCTCCTTGCCTCCAAGAGGGTCCAGCGAGTCCGAGGGGGAGATACCgtgcgaggaggaggaggacctgaCGACCACAGATGGCATTAtaaccaggaggagagagacagatgcagaaacacagctcacaggtagagagagggagggaagatagagaagagagagagagagagagagagagagagatagaggggaaggaaggaaccAACAAAGCAGAGTTTTGctcattgaaaatgaaaaaaagtatCAGAAAAGAATTCCACTGTCATGAGCTTGAGAACCACTCTGAACTGGCTATATCTGATTCCCCCTCCTTCCACTACAGATGCCGGAGAGGACTCGCAAGGCTCCGGAGCCCAGATCCCCCTTCTGAGCCACGGTGAGGAGGCCACAGCTCTCAGCCACCTCCCAGGCCTGGACCCCCCTCCCAGGGAAGCCCCGCTGACAGGCCACCTCACCGGGGGCCAGCCCGGGTCCCTCTGGGAGATTGAGATGGAGAGGCCGCAAGACCCCGACCCCCACATCCAAGGACCGGCCTTTGACGCCCTGGGCGAGGCCGTCAACTCCGCGGAGGAGGCTGAAgacctgaggagagacagaggagagggggacgacggaggaggaggaggaggagacgaaggaggagagacagagggctacGAGTGTGTGGTCGTGACCACGTCCCTGACCGACAGGCTCCACAAACGCGTGGACGGCTCGGCCGAGACCAGCGACCCCAGGGGCGACGAGGCCACGGGCTCCCAGCCCGACCTCTGCGCGGCCGCTGTGCCCATGGCTCTGCCAGGCCACATGCCGAGGCAGGGGGAGCTGTTTCACGCTCAGACACTCCAGACCGTGGTGGCCAGCTGTGAAATACCAGATCAGCAGGGATCACTGGAAGGCTCCCAGGTAACTGACTGAGCCGATGAATGCTGTCATGGAATAGGAAATGTGGGCTTCTGCTGGCACATTTTAAATAGAGGCACTGTCCCATTTGTAATTTAGCCAATTGAAGCAgtatattatacagtatatatacagtcTGTATATACATacgtatttacatttagtaatttagcagacgctcttatccagagcgacttacagtaagtacagggacattcccccgaggcaagtagggtgaagtgccttgcccaaggacacaacgtcatttgccggcaaccttctgatttgctagcccgattccctaaccgctcagccatctgactgtaTATATTCCATGTATATATTCCATTTGACCAGTCTGGCCCTGTCCCCAGCTT
Above is a window of Hypomesus transpacificus isolate Combined female chromosome 17, fHypTra1, whole genome shotgun sequence DNA encoding:
- the znf653 gene encoding zinc finger protein 653 → MSDGYAEIEGPLDTKHAGDQMKAILRRCRGRPRLTDTDRAQRRLESRKKYDVRRVYLGESHKVWSELRRRTSLSDAGLAEYLILLNSTYGERYQQKYGGKKITPESCMTQRRVKKERVSSLRSLVSWYQDHLLTCPHEPQLKTLEPQPGFSTLAVWQCDGDHSFVQYLSLPPRGSSESEGEIPCEEEEDLTTTDGIITRRRETDAETQLTDAGEDSQGSGAQIPLLSHGEEATALSHLPGLDPPPREAPLTGHLTGGQPGSLWEIEMERPQDPDPHIQGPAFDALGEAVNSAEEAEDLRRDRGEGDDGGGGGGDEGGETEGYECVVVTTSLTDRLHKRVDGSAETSDPRGDEATGSQPDLCAAAVPMALPGHMPRQGELFHAQTLQTVVASCEIPDQQGSLEGSQLIIITGPSYEALASEGIHLNMGGGDVEEVTCTVIEGVAYNQVCQSGVDPTEDDAITELSEKQMLQPSVESPGLESTCDRELERTLSSVRSKRSRRGPVIEADGMLKMFHCPYEGCSQVYVAISSFQNHVNLVHRKGRTKVCPHPGCGKKFYLSNHLHRHMIIHSGVRDFICETCGKSFKRKNHLEVHRRTHTGETPLQCEICGYQCRQRASLNWHMKKHTTEAHYNFTCEHCGKRFEKLDSVKFHKLKSHPDKQAT